In the genome of Oxalobacter aliiformigenes, one region contains:
- a CDS encoding tRNA threonylcarbamoyladenosine dehydratase — protein sequence MTDYSDMSVRFAGSVRLFGTDGFNRLKQAHVGVIGVGGVGSWAVETLARSGIGRLTLIDGDVVVESNINRQLQALSDTLGKAKVSVLAERIAGINPLCKVDAVRLFLTSGNIDELVGKNRFDFVIDAIDSVKDKAALIAYCRDHAIPLITVGSAGGQLDPTRIDICDLSRTQQEPLLAKVRKRLRSQYGFTRNPKNKFGIDAVYSLEPVRYPGSGDDNERSSGVIAGLNPAGFGTTMAVTASFGLAAASYVLKRIAAV from the coding sequence ATGACAGATTATTCAGACATGTCTGTCCGGTTTGCCGGATCGGTCAGGCTGTTCGGTACAGATGGATTCAATCGTTTAAAACAGGCTCATGTCGGCGTGATCGGTGTCGGTGGTGTCGGGTCATGGGCAGTGGAGACGTTGGCCAGAAGCGGTATCGGGCGTTTGACACTGATTGATGGTGATGTCGTCGTCGAGTCCAATATAAACAGGCAGCTTCAGGCACTAAGCGATACATTGGGCAAGGCGAAAGTATCGGTGCTGGCTGAGCGGATTGCAGGAATAAACCCATTATGCAAGGTCGATGCGGTCCGGCTTTTTCTGACATCCGGAAATATTGACGAACTGGTAGGAAAAAACAGATTCGATTTTGTTATTGATGCCATTGACAGCGTCAAGGACAAGGCCGCGCTTATCGCTTATTGCCGGGATCATGCCATACCGTTGATTACTGTCGGAAGTGCGGGAGGACAGCTTGATCCGACACGAATCGATATATGCGATTTGTCCAGAACGCAACAGGAACCTTTACTGGCAAAAGTGCGCAAGCGTTTGCGTTCACAGTATGGTTTCACCCGCAATCCCAAAAACAAGTTCGGTATTGATGCCGTTTATTCACTTGAACCGGTACGGTATCCTGGTTCAGGGGACGATAACGAACGAAGTTCCGGAGTGATTGCAGGACTGAATCCTGCCGGATTCGGAACGACCATGGCTGTCACAGCCAGTTTCGGACTGGCCGCCGCATCTTATGTATTGAAGCGTATTGCGGCGGTTTAA
- a CDS encoding SAM-dependent methyltransferase: MFWEKKLENWVNDIRKTSPLPLRLELWTGQKYDLNPNEDPKVVIRIPELASLSYLLKPTLDNLGTAYVEGKIEVQGTLNDMITMGNSLADMFDTPASTTAAKFRHYFGGRHNRKIDAESIGYHYDVSNEFYQQWLDPNMVYSCGYFENGDEDLATAQIKKIDHILTKIRVRPGDRLLDIGCGWGALAIRAAEKFGASVVGITLSKNQYELARQRVREKGLEDKIDIRIQDYRDVTGQFDRITSVGMFEHVGLRYLVDYFKIINRLLKDDGIAMNHGITSCDPDSGETPFGGGEFIEKYVFPNGELPHIGLVLKNMQEAGLEALDIENLRHHYAKTCGIWAENFEKATSAIKQLTDEKRYRIWRVYLAGCSYAFALDRVAIFQVVCIKSGRTSPLLPMSRNYIYEKKD; this comes from the coding sequence GTGTTCTGGGAAAAGAAACTGGAAAACTGGGTCAACGACATCCGTAAAACGTCACCATTGCCACTGCGTCTGGAACTCTGGACCGGACAAAAATACGACCTCAATCCAAATGAAGACCCGAAAGTCGTTATCAGAATACCTGAACTGGCATCCCTGAGCTATCTTCTGAAACCCACCCTGGACAATCTGGGTACTGCTTACGTCGAAGGCAAAATAGAAGTACAGGGCACATTGAACGACATGATCACGATGGGCAACTCCCTGGCTGACATGTTCGATACTCCAGCCTCGACGACAGCCGCCAAATTCAGACATTATTTTGGAGGCCGTCACAACCGCAAGATCGATGCCGAATCCATTGGCTATCACTATGACGTATCCAACGAATTTTACCAACAGTGGCTTGATCCCAATATGGTTTATTCCTGTGGTTATTTCGAGAACGGTGATGAGGATCTTGCCACGGCACAAATCAAGAAAATCGATCATATCCTGACAAAAATCCGGGTGCGTCCGGGTGACCGGTTACTGGACATCGGTTGCGGTTGGGGAGCGCTCGCCATCAGGGCGGCGGAAAAATTCGGTGCCAGTGTCGTCGGTATCACTCTTTCCAAAAACCAGTATGAACTGGCACGCCAGCGCGTCAGGGAAAAAGGTCTGGAAGACAAAATCGATATCCGCATCCAGGATTACCGGGATGTAACCGGACAGTTCGACCGGATCACCAGCGTCGGCATGTTCGAACATGTCGGTCTTCGCTATCTCGTCGATTATTTCAAGATCATCAACAGACTCCTCAAGGATGACGGGATCGCAATGAATCATGGTATCACCAGCTGTGATCCCGATAGCGGCGAAACTCCTTTCGGAGGCGGCGAATTCATTGAAAAATATGTTTTCCCGAATGGCGAACTGCCCCACATCGGACTTGTACTCAAAAACATGCAGGAAGCCGGACTGGAAGCGCTCGATATCGAAAACCTGCGTCATCACTACGCCAAAACCTGTGGTATCTGGGCAGAAAATTTCGAAAAGGCGACTTCTGCCATCAAACAGCTGACTGACGAAAAACGCTATCGTATATGGCGTGTCTATCTGGCAGGCTGCTCATACGCTTTTGCACTTGATCGTGTTGCCATCTTCCAGGTTGTTTGCATCAAGTCTGGCCGTACTTCTCCCTTGCTGCCCATGTCCAGAAACTACATATACGAGAAAAAAGACTGA
- the msrA gene encoding peptide-methionine (S)-S-oxide reductase MsrA — protein MRLEKATLGGGCFWCLEAVFQQLKGVTDVVSGYAGGHVENPSYRQVCEGTTGHAEVVQITFDADIIGYADILNVFFAIHDPTTPNQQGNDIGPQYRSIIFYHSPEQEKIAREIMVAMEKVWTAPLVTELVPFSGFYPAEYYHKDFYRQNPEQGYCAYVIEPKVAKFREMFMDQLKEDVR, from the coding sequence ATGAGACTTGAAAAAGCGACTCTTGGAGGGGGATGTTTCTGGTGTCTGGAGGCTGTATTCCAGCAGTTGAAAGGGGTAACAGATGTTGTGTCCGGGTATGCGGGAGGCCATGTCGAGAATCCTTCCTATCGGCAGGTCTGTGAAGGGACGACGGGCCATGCGGAAGTGGTTCAAATCACATTCGATGCGGATATCATTGGTTATGCGGATATATTGAATGTCTTTTTTGCCATTCATGATCCGACAACGCCGAATCAGCAGGGAAACGATATAGGGCCACAGTACAGATCCATTATTTTTTACCATTCACCGGAACAGGAAAAAATTGCCAGAGAAATCATGGTTGCAATGGAGAAAGTCTGGACAGCGCCTCTGGTAACGGAACTTGTCCCGTTTTCGGGTTTTTATCCGGCTGAATATTACCACAAGGATTTTTACCGCCAGAATCCGGAGCAGGGATATTGTGCTTATGTGATTGAGCCCAAAGTGGCCAAATTCAGGGAAATGTTTATGGATCAGCTGAAAGAAGACGTCAGATAA
- a CDS encoding universal stress protein, translated as MFKKILIPTDGSALATQAALEGIDYAKRVGAEVICVYVAGENQATTFAFSPHAKQEVHWPTDSEYKQIVAETSKAIMAPVLQAASDAGVKFSEETDISKSPSASILAAAEKNGCDLIFMASRGNTGWEKVLLGSIAAKVIASSPIPVLVYKVQKDQLPKYTDYFPEV; from the coding sequence ATGTTCAAGAAAATACTCATCCCTACCGATGGTTCCGCCTTGGCAACCCAGGCAGCACTGGAAGGTATTGACTATGCAAAAAGGGTGGGCGCTGAAGTGATATGCGTTTATGTTGCCGGTGAAAACCAGGCGACTACCTTTGCTTTCTCCCCTCATGCCAAACAGGAAGTTCACTGGCCAACCGACAGCGAATACAAACAGATCGTTGCCGAAACATCCAAGGCAATCATGGCTCCTGTCCTCCAGGCCGCTTCGGATGCCGGTGTCAAGTTCAGCGAGGAAACTGATATTTCCAAATCGCCTTCGGCTTCCATTCTGGCAGCAGCCGAAAAAAATGGATGCGATCTGATTTTCATGGCCTCGCGTGGTAATACCGGCTGGGAAAAGGTGCTGCTGGGCAGTATTGCTGCCAAGGTCATTGCGTCCAGCCCGATCCCTGTACTGGTCTACAAGGTACAGAAAGATCAGCTGCCAAAATACACTGATTATTTCCCGGAAGTATAA
- a CDS encoding L-threonylcarbamoyladenylate synthase, whose product MDNSDDILAAARILEAGRLVAFPTETVYGLGGDAENPSAVAAIYALKNRPSGHPLIVHVAPGADIGYWSSHIPEEARKLMDVFWPGPLTLILKRASRIPPDVAGGQDSIGLRCPSHPVAQALLRVFRHGRGGIAAPSANRFGHVSPTTARHVRDEFGEDERLGAILDGGQSEVGIESTILDLSRMESVGPVLLRPGKIGSQQIADVIGALPIAPDRNAPRASGTLASHYAPDIPVALVPTDKLLPTLVRLENRGCQVALLHFSSLPAERKMALKEEIGLFCVSEVYAHQLYASLRKLDKSGADVIVIEATPDTDVWKGVNDRLVRAACNGQGIIERLLESS is encoded by the coding sequence ATGGATAATTCAGACGATATTCTGGCGGCAGCACGGATTCTCGAGGCAGGACGTCTGGTTGCCTTTCCGACGGAAACGGTGTATGGATTGGGCGGGGATGCAGAAAATCCTTCAGCGGTTGCGGCGATTTATGCATTGAAAAACCGGCCGTCCGGTCATCCTCTTATCGTGCATGTCGCACCCGGGGCGGATATCGGCTACTGGTCCAGTCATATCCCTGAAGAAGCCAGGAAACTGATGGATGTTTTCTGGCCCGGTCCGCTGACTCTGATTCTCAAACGGGCATCCCGTATCCCTCCTGATGTAGCGGGAGGACAGGATTCGATTGGACTGAGATGTCCGTCCCATCCGGTCGCACAGGCCTTGCTGCGTGTTTTCAGGCATGGAAGAGGCGGTATTGCGGCACCATCGGCCAACCGCTTCGGTCATGTCAGTCCAACGACAGCGCGGCATGTCCGGGATGAGTTCGGCGAAGACGAGCGTTTGGGGGCCATTCTGGATGGCGGGCAAAGTGAAGTCGGGATTGAGTCGACTATTCTCGATCTTTCTCGTATGGAATCTGTCGGGCCGGTTCTGCTTCGTCCCGGCAAGATCGGTTCGCAACAGATTGCAGATGTGATCGGCGCATTACCCATTGCACCCGATCGCAATGCACCGCGTGCTTCCGGAACACTGGCGTCCCATTATGCGCCGGATATACCGGTTGCACTTGTACCGACGGACAAGTTGTTGCCGACACTTGTCAGGCTGGAAAACAGGGGATGTCAGGTTGCGTTACTGCATTTTTCTTCATTGCCTGCAGAACGGAAAATGGCTTTGAAGGAAGAAATCGGATTGTTTTGTGTATCTGAAGTATATGCTCATCAGCTATATGCTTCATTGCGGAAACTGGACAAATCTGGTGCTGATGTCATTGTCATAGAGGCAACTCCTGATACAGATGTCTGGAAAGGCGTGAACGACAGACTGGTGCGTGCGGCTTGTAATGGTCAGGGTATCATCGAACGATTGCTCGAATCGTCTTGA
- a CDS encoding phosphoribosylaminoimidazolesuccinocarboxamide synthase: protein MPGLMKTNIKSLPFLHRGKVRDIYAVGDDKMLVVQTDRLSAFDVIMEDPIPGKGRILTAMSNFWFKKFGKLMPNHMTDIDPESLVAPEEREQVRGRAIVVRKFKPLPIEAIVRGYIIGTGWKDYQKTGAVCGIKLPEGLKEAQKLPEVIFTPSTKAAVGEHDQNISFEKMKEIVGADVAEKVRDLAVTLYKEAAGFAATKGILIADTKFEFGIDENRNVYLIDEILTPDSSRFWPAASYEVGISPPSFDKQYVRDWLETQPWDKKAPAPRLPEEVARKTTEKYNEALRLLTA, encoded by the coding sequence ATGCCGGGTTTAATGAAAACCAATATCAAATCCCTTCCTTTTCTGCACAGGGGGAAAGTCAGGGATATTTATGCGGTTGGCGATGACAAGATGCTGGTCGTGCAGACTGACCGGTTGTCTGCTTTTGATGTGATTATGGAAGATCCCATTCCGGGGAAAGGCAGGATTCTGACCGCCATGTCGAATTTCTGGTTCAAAAAGTTCGGAAAACTCATGCCCAATCACATGACGGATATCGATCCTGAGTCACTGGTCGCTCCGGAAGAACGCGAACAGGTCAGAGGCCGGGCGATCGTCGTCAGAAAATTCAAGCCTTTGCCTATCGAGGCGATAGTCCGTGGGTATATTATCGGAACGGGCTGGAAAGATTATCAGAAAACCGGGGCTGTTTGCGGTATCAAGTTGCCGGAAGGTCTGAAAGAGGCGCAAAAACTTCCGGAAGTGATTTTCACGCCTTCCACCAAGGCTGCTGTCGGTGAACATGACCAGAATATTTCGTTTGAAAAGATGAAAGAGATCGTGGGAGCCGATGTTGCCGAAAAAGTACGTGATCTGGCCGTTACCCTGTATAAGGAAGCGGCCGGTTTCGCTGCGACGAAAGGCATTCTGATTGCTGATACCAAATTCGAATTCGGTATTGATGAGAACCGGAACGTCTATTTGATCGATGAAATCCTCACGCCGGATTCCTCGCGTTTCTGGCCTGCGGCCAGTTATGAAGTCGGTATATCGCCTCCGTCATTCGACAAGCAATATGTTCGCGACTGGCTGGAAACCCAGCCGTGGGACAAAAAAGCGCCTGCTCCCCGCCTGCCTGAAGAAGTCGCCCGGAAAACGACGGAAAAATACAATGAAGCGCTACGTCTTTTGACTGCATAG
- the purE gene encoding 5-(carboxyamino)imidazole ribonucleotide mutase: protein MAENKNDEKLIGIVMGSTSDWDVMKEAAKVCRDFGISFDARALSAHRTPDELGEWISGMEKRGCKAFIAGAGGAAHLAGVVASHTILPTFGVPIPSKYMKGLDSLLATVQMPRGIPVSTLAIGEAGAANAALAAISMLAINNDDLKKKLIEFRVKQSEKVRKATLPELD from the coding sequence ATGGCAGAAAACAAGAATGATGAAAAACTGATCGGGATTGTGATGGGATCCACTTCCGACTGGGATGTAATGAAAGAAGCGGCAAAGGTATGTCGGGATTTCGGCATTTCATTCGATGCCCGCGCCCTGTCGGCCCATCGTACACCTGATGAGCTGGGGGAATGGATCTCGGGAATGGAAAAGCGTGGATGCAAGGCTTTCATTGCGGGAGCAGGCGGTGCGGCCCATCTTGCCGGTGTGGTCGCTTCACATACCATTCTGCCGACGTTCGGCGTACCGATTCCTTCCAAATATATGAAGGGGCTGGATTCATTGCTGGCGACGGTTCAAATGCCGAGAGGGATACCGGTTTCCACACTGGCTATCGGTGAAGCGGGAGCCGCCAATGCCGCTCTGGCAGCTATTTCCATGCTGGCGATAAATAACGATGATCTGAAGAAAAAACTGATCGAATTCCGTGTAAAACAATCGGAGAAAGTCCGCAAGGCAACCTTGCCGGAACTGGATTAA
- the fba gene encoding class II fructose-bisphosphate aldolase (catalyzes the reversible aldol condensation of dihydroxyacetonephosphate and glyceraldehyde 3-phosphate in the Calvin cycle, glycolysis, and/or gluconeogenesis), with translation MSIVSMRQLLDHAAENGYGLPAFNVNNLEQVQAIMEAASEVDSPVIMQASAGARRYAGEPFLRHLIEAAVEAYPEIPVVMHQDHGQSPAVCMTAIRSGFSSVMMDGSLMPDGKTAATYEYNLDVTKEVVRFSHAVGITVEAELGVLGSLETMKADKEDGIGAEGTMTREQLLTNPDQAVDFVRETQCDALAIAIGTSHGAYKFTRKPTGDILAIDRLKEIHARLPNTHLVMHGSSSVPQELLAIIREFGGDIRETYGVPVEELQESIKFGVRKINIDTDIRLAMTAAIRRYLAQNPSRFDPREYLKAAKEEAKKMCMSRYIAFGSAGQASKIKPVPLEKMAERYKKGELAQIVK, from the coding sequence ATGTCAATTGTATCCATGCGACAATTGCTGGATCATGCCGCTGAAAACGGTTATGGGTTGCCTGCGTTCAACGTCAACAATCTGGAACAGGTTCAGGCCATTATGGAAGCGGCTTCAGAGGTGGATTCACCAGTGATTATGCAGGCCTCTGCCGGTGCGAGACGCTATGCGGGAGAGCCTTTTCTCCGTCATTTGATCGAGGCGGCAGTCGAGGCGTATCCGGAGATTCCCGTTGTCATGCATCAGGATCATGGCCAGTCTCCGGCGGTTTGCATGACGGCCATCCGTTCCGGTTTCAGTTCTGTCATGATGGATGGTTCTCTTATGCCGGATGGAAAAACGGCGGCCACTTATGAATACAATCTGGATGTAACGAAAGAAGTGGTCAGGTTTTCGCATGCGGTAGGTATCACGGTGGAAGCGGAACTGGGTGTTCTGGGATCGCTTGAAACGATGAAAGCCGACAAGGAAGACGGTATCGGTGCGGAAGGAACCATGACACGGGAGCAGCTTTTGACCAATCCGGATCAGGCCGTCGATTTCGTCAGGGAAACCCAGTGCGATGCTCTGGCGATTGCTATCGGAACTTCTCATGGCGCCTACAAGTTCACTCGCAAGCCGACGGGAGATATTCTGGCGATTGACCGTCTGAAAGAAATTCATGCCCGGCTTCCCAACACGCATCTCGTCATGCACGGTTCTTCCTCGGTTCCGCAGGAATTGCTGGCGATCATTCGTGAGTTCGGCGGTGATATCCGTGAAACGTATGGCGTTCCGGTTGAGGAATTGCAGGAAAGTATCAAGTTCGGTGTAAGGAAGATCAATATCGATACGGATATCCGTCTTGCGATGACTGCCGCCATTCGCCGTTATCTGGCACAAAATCCTTCCCGTTTCGATCCTCGCGAGTATTTGAAAGCGGCAAAGGAAGAGGCGAAAAAGATGTGCATGTCACGTTATATCGCGTTTGGCAGTGCGGGACAGGCATCGAAAATCAAGCCGGTTCCACTGGAAAAGATGGCCGAAAGATATAAAAAAGGCGAACTCGCCCAAATCGTGAAATAA
- a CDS encoding phosphoglycerate kinase → MQSDSSYKRLTDLADKGELQGKRVFIRSDLNVPRDASGNITEDTRIRASIPAISDAIKGGAAVMVTSHLGRPKEGVFDPQESLAPVAKRMAELLGQPVELRRDWIDGVDVKPGQVVLLENARFNVGEKKNSDELARKMAALCDVYVNDAFGTAHRAEATTYGMAKFAPVACAGPLLAAELDALSRAMGNPDRPMMAIVGGAKVSGKLEVLRKLADKVDNLIVGGGIANTFLLAAGYPVGRSLIEEDLVGEARSIMTLMADRKASVPLPVDVVCAKEFAASAPAAVKKVADVEPDDMILDIGPETAKNYAGLISKAGTIVWNGPVGVFEFDQFGGGTKTVAEAIADSGAYSLAGGGDTLAAIAKYGIADKIGYISTGGGAFLEFLEGKTLPAVEILMQRAS, encoded by the coding sequence ATGCAATCCGATTCTTCATACAAACGTTTGACAGACCTGGCGGATAAAGGCGAGCTTCAGGGAAAACGCGTTTTTATCCGTTCCGATTTGAATGTTCCACGTGATGCCAGCGGCAATATTACGGAAGATACCCGTATCCGTGCATCGATCCCGGCTATTTCCGATGCCATAAAAGGTGGGGCGGCTGTGATGGTGACATCCCATCTCGGCCGGCCGAAAGAAGGTGTCTTTGATCCACAAGAATCCCTTGCGCCAGTTGCAAAGCGTATGGCTGAGTTATTGGGGCAGCCTGTCGAACTCAGACGGGACTGGATCGATGGTGTCGATGTGAAACCCGGTCAGGTCGTTTTGCTGGAGAATGCCCGCTTCAATGTGGGGGAAAAGAAAAACAGCGATGAACTGGCCAGAAAAATGGCAGCCTTGTGCGATGTATATGTCAACGATGCGTTCGGAACGGCGCACCGTGCGGAAGCGACGACGTATGGCATGGCGAAATTCGCTCCGGTTGCCTGTGCCGGCCCCTTGCTGGCGGCAGAACTCGATGCCTTGTCAAGAGCGATGGGCAATCCCGATCGTCCCATGATGGCGATTGTCGGGGGGGCCAAGGTATCGGGAAAACTGGAAGTTTTAAGAAAGCTTGCGGACAAGGTGGATAACCTGATTGTCGGAGGCGGTATTGCCAATACGTTTCTGCTGGCTGCCGGTTATCCCGTCGGACGTTCGCTCATTGAAGAGGATCTTGTCGGTGAGGCCAGATCCATTATGACGCTGATGGCGGACAGGAAAGCATCGGTTCCCCTGCCGGTTGATGTCGTCTGTGCGAAGGAATTCGCGGCCAGTGCACCGGCTGCGGTCAAGAAAGTAGCCGATGTCGAACCGGATGACATGATTCTGGATATCGGTCCGGAAACAGCGAAGAATTATGCCGGCCTGATTTCGAAGGCAGGCACAATAGTCTGGAACGGGCCGGTCGGTGTTTTTGAATTCGACCAGTTCGGCGGAGGAACGAAAACGGTAGCGGAAGCGATTGCCGATTCCGGTGCCTATTCTCTTGCCGGAGGAGGGGATACGCTGGCCGCTATCGCGAAATATGGTATTGCCGACAAGATCGGTTATATCTCCACCGGAGGAGGGGCTTTCCTCGAATTTCTGGAAGGAAAAACATTGCCCGCAGTTGAAATTCTGATGCAACGGGCCAGTTAA
- a CDS encoding branched-chain amino acid transaminase, which produces MSPMDDRDGKIWQDGKLIDWRSAKIHVLTHSLHYGMSVFEGVRAYKTEKGTAIFRLFEHTKRLLNSAKIFQMNVPYDMDTLMKAQKQVIRENHLESGYIRPIIWVGSEALGVSAKNNTIHTAIAAWPWGAYLGEDGISKGIRVKISSFSRHHVNVSLVRAKASGYYINSILANQEATTCGYDEALLLDTEGFVSEGSGENVFIVKNGKLYTPDLASCLDGITRDSVITLANDLGIEVIQKRITRDEVYCADEAFFSGTAAEITPIREVDNRQIGIGSRGPVTEKIQSLFFDVVSGKAPKYAHWLSQV; this is translated from the coding sequence ATGTCACCGATGGACGACCGTGATGGAAAAATCTGGCAGGACGGAAAACTGATCGACTGGCGCAGTGCAAAAATCCATGTATTGACACACTCTTTGCATTACGGCATGTCGGTATTCGAAGGGGTGCGGGCCTACAAAACGGAAAAGGGAACAGCCATTTTCCGTCTTTTCGAACATACGAAAAGACTTCTGAATTCCGCCAAGATCTTCCAGATGAATGTTCCGTATGACATGGATACACTCATGAAAGCCCAGAAACAGGTCATTCGAGAAAACCATCTGGAATCCGGTTACATCCGCCCCATCATCTGGGTCGGCTCGGAAGCGCTCGGCGTATCGGCAAAAAACAATACCATCCATACGGCCATTGCCGCATGGCCATGGGGTGCCTATCTGGGAGAAGACGGTATCAGCAAAGGCATCCGGGTCAAGATATCCTCCTTCAGCCGTCATCACGTCAATGTATCGCTGGTCCGTGCCAAGGCATCCGGCTATTACATCAATTCCATCCTGGCCAACCAGGAAGCGACGACCTGCGGTTACGATGAAGCGCTGCTGCTCGACACGGAAGGATTCGTTTCCGAAGGTTCCGGCGAAAATGTATTCATCGTCAAGAACGGCAAACTCTATACTCCCGATCTGGCCAGCTGTCTGGACGGCATCACCCGCGATTCGGTCATTACACTGGCAAATGATCTGGGTATCGAAGTTATCCAGAAACGTATTACACGTGACGAAGTCTACTGTGCCGACGAAGCCTTTTTCAGCGGAACGGCAGCTGAAATCACACCGATCCGCGAAGTGGACAACCGCCAGATCGGCATCGGTTCACGCGGACCGGTCACAGAAAAAATACAGTCTCTCTTTTTCGATGTGGTTTCAGGCAAGGCACCCAAATATGCGCACTGGCTCAGTCAGGTCTGA
- a CDS encoding PLP-dependent aminotransferase family protein, with protein MKYSDRILNTPSSFIRDILKVLDAPDIISFAGGLPNPVSFPIDALKNAIDEAIRKNGSKLFQYATTEGYLPLRELIAEKYRKKFGLDVKPEDILITNGSQQALELIGKVLLNKGDKVLMEEPGYLGAIQAFSLCEPDFLSVTLEEDGLSLEKLEEVLKNNPVKLIYTVPNFQNPTGLTYSMEKRKAIRELVSKYDIALIEDDPYGELRFRGESLSYIGAGYLENSILLGSFSKTVTPGMRLGFLITRNAQLMRYLVTAKQGSDLHTNIFTQYAIHEYLMSNPYEEHVRKIVELYRTQADSMLDAMNRYFPETVSYTRPEGGMFIWATLPEGQSALELFPKAMEQKVAFVPGDPFYVSKRNVNTLRLNYTNATPEIIAEGIRRLGSIL; from the coding sequence ATGAAGTACTCAGACAGAATTCTCAATACGCCTTCTTCTTTCATTCGTGACATCCTGAAAGTGCTTGATGCGCCGGATATCATATCTTTTGCCGGCGGTTTGCCCAATCCGGTTTCGTTTCCGATCGATGCGTTGAAAAACGCAATTGATGAAGCTATTCGGAAAAATGGCAGCAAACTGTTTCAATATGCCACAACGGAAGGCTATCTTCCGCTTCGTGAGCTGATTGCTGAAAAGTATCGGAAGAAATTCGGTCTGGATGTCAAACCGGAGGATATTCTGATTACCAACGGGTCCCAGCAGGCACTGGAGCTGATCGGCAAGGTTCTTCTGAACAAGGGGGACAAGGTCCTGATGGAAGAGCCGGGTTATCTGGGGGCGATTCAGGCATTTTCATTGTGTGAGCCGGATTTTTTGTCAGTGACACTGGAAGAAGACGGTTTGAGCCTTGAAAAACTGGAAGAAGTCCTGAAAAACAATCCGGTCAAACTGATTTATACGGTTCCCAATTTCCAGAATCCGACCGGACTGACATATTCGATGGAAAAGAGAAAGGCGATTCGGGAACTGGTCTCGAAATACGATATCGCCCTTATCGAAGACGATCCTTATGGAGAATTGCGTTTCAGGGGAGAATCGCTTTCTTATATCGGTGCAGGGTATCTGGAAAACAGCATTTTGCTCGGTTCTTTTTCCAAGACCGTCACGCCGGGGATGCGGCTGGGATTTTTGATCACCCGAAATGCGCAGTTGATGCGTTATCTGGTGACGGCAAAACAGGGAAGCGATCTTCATACCAATATTTTCACCCAGTATGCCATCCACGAATATCTGATGAGCAATCCGTATGAGGAGCATGTCAGAAAGATCGTGGAGCTTTACAGAACACAGGCAGATTCCATGCTGGATGCCATGAACAGATACTTTCCGGAAACGGTTTCCTATACGAGACCGGAAGGAGGCATGTTTATCTGGGCGACGTTGCCTGAGGGACAGTCGGCTCTTGAGTTGTTTCCCAAAGCCATGGAACAGAAAGTGGCGTTTGTCCCCGGCGATCCTTTCTATGTTTCGAAAAGAAACGTCAATACCTTGCGTCTGAATTATACCAATGCCACTCCGGAAATCATTGCCGAAGGGATCAGGCGGCTGGGCAGTATTCTCTAA